AGATTGAAATCGAGTTTTTAATTTATCAATATGTAGTTTGTATGTGGTGATAATGATGCAATATTTAAGCAAATATACAAAAACTATATTTTGGCAGCAATACAATAATACTGCCGATAATTAGATTATGAAAATGGATGGGAAACTTTCCATTGAACCAACCAAATAGAATTTGCGAATTAAGGCATTTATAGTAGTTTTATAATGAACTATTTACCGTAATTATTCAAATGGATTCCCTCCCAAATATATATCAAATCAGTGTCCCAAATAAAAGGTCAACAATAGAAGTTGATTAACAAAATATCGTTAAAGTTAAAACCGGAATATAATGGGGAGTTAAGTGTTTTTCCCGAAGGTACGGGAGTGGATTATCATCAATCTTAAGATCAATTTATACCAATAACCTCGGCCAAACAGCAGCTAGAACTTTATGACATTTATTTTAGCTTATTTACCTGCTAATTTTTCGGCTGCCTCAATCCAGCGTGCCAATGCATCTTTATTGGTGTATTTATAAGCTTTAAATCCATTCTCTTTTATCTGTACGGGGATAGCTCCGGGGGAACCTTCTTCACCGTTCTGGTCTTCAAAATGATGAATTTGGATTGCAACAAGACCATTCCCTTTCGCAAGCGATTGGTTTATTTCATAATTAATATATTTTCTATTTGAAGTACCATGTGTTACACACACCACAGTTACAGATGTATTTTCAAGACCTTTGTCAATCATTGCTTTGATTGCCTTATCGCCCTTTTCCTTTGCTTTTTCCCATAGAGAAGCATCTTGGAACCCTGCAGCTGAAGTGCCAATGATGTTTTGGATCAAGATCAAAACAATCAGCAAAAGATCTACAACTCGAGTACCCTTTGTTCTTTCGCAGCATTTTTAAGCCAAGCGAAATCTTTTTTATATCACGATAAATAATATCCATTTTGTATCTCCTCAGTAAAATTGGCGATTTAGTTAAG
This genomic stretch from Candidatus Neomarinimicrobiota bacterium harbors:
- a CDS encoding TIR domain-containing protein, translated to MLIVLILIQNIIGTSAAGFQDASLWEKAKEKGDKAIKAMIDKGLENTSVTVVCVTHGTSNRKYINYEINQSLAKGNGLVAIQIHHFEDQNGEEGSPGAIPVQIKENGFKAYKYTNKDALARWIEAAEKLAGK